The following proteins are encoded in a genomic region of Aptenodytes patagonicus chromosome 13, bAptPat1.pri.cur, whole genome shotgun sequence:
- the MMD2 gene encoding monocyte to macrophage differentiation factor 2 isoform X3: protein MNHRVPSNCRYQPTEYEHAANCATHAFWILPSILGSSILYILSDDQWETISAWIYGFGLSSLFIVSTIFHTISWKKRHLRTVEHCLHMFDRMVIYFFIAASYAPWLNLRELGPWASHMRWIIWIMASIGTVYVFFFHERYKLVELVCYVIMGFFPALVILSMPNRDGLPELVAGGLSYCLGMVFFKSDGRIPFAHAIWHLFVAIGAGIHYYAIWRYLYQPGALEAKTSR, encoded by the exons ATGAATCACCGCGTTCCGTCCAACTGCAGGTACCAGCCGACAGAGTACGAGCACGCGGCGAACTGTGCCACCCACGCA TTCTGGATCCTGCCCAGCATCCTCGGCAGCTCCATCCTCTACATCCTCTCCGACGACCAGTGGGAAACCATCTCAGCCTGGATCTATGGCTTTGGTTTGTCCAGCCTCTTCATCGTCTCCACCATTTTCCACACCATCTCCTGGAAGAAGAGGCATCTCAG GACCGTGGAGCACTGCTTGCACATGTTTGACAGGATGGTGATCTACTTCTTCATCGCGGCGTCGTACGCTCCCTG GCTGAACCTGCGGGAGTTGGGTCCCTGGGCCTCCCACATGCGCTGGATCATCTGGATCATGGCATCTATCGGGACCGTCTACGTTTTCTTCTTCCATGAGCG GTACAAGCTGGTGGAGCTGGTGTGCTACGTTATCATGGGCTTCTTCCCTGCCTTGGTCATTCTCTCCATG CCCAACAGGGATGGCCTCCCGGAGCTGGTGGCCGGTGGACTCTCCTACTGCCTGGGCATGGTCTTCTTCAAAAGCGACGGCCGCATCCCCTTCGCCCATGCCATCTGGCACCTCTTCGTGGCCATCGGAGCTGGCATCCACTACTATGCCATTTGGAGGTACCTCTACCAGCCTGGCGCGCTGGAGGCTAAAACATCCCGGTAG
- the MMD2 gene encoding monocyte to macrophage differentiation factor 2 isoform X4 has product MILKFWILPSILGSSILYILSDDQWETISAWIYGFGLSSLFIVSTIFHTISWKKRHLRTVEHCLHMFDRMVIYFFIAASYAPWLNLRELGPWASHMRWIIWIMASIGTVYVFFFHERYKLVELVCYVIMGFFPALVILSMPNRDGLPELVAGGLSYCLGMVFFKSDGRIPFAHAIWHLFVAIGAGIHYYAIWRYLYQPGALEAKTSR; this is encoded by the exons atgatcttaaag TTCTGGATCCTGCCCAGCATCCTCGGCAGCTCCATCCTCTACATCCTCTCCGACGACCAGTGGGAAACCATCTCAGCCTGGATCTATGGCTTTGGTTTGTCCAGCCTCTTCATCGTCTCCACCATTTTCCACACCATCTCCTGGAAGAAGAGGCATCTCAG GACCGTGGAGCACTGCTTGCACATGTTTGACAGGATGGTGATCTACTTCTTCATCGCGGCGTCGTACGCTCCCTG GCTGAACCTGCGGGAGTTGGGTCCCTGGGCCTCCCACATGCGCTGGATCATCTGGATCATGGCATCTATCGGGACCGTCTACGTTTTCTTCTTCCATGAGCG GTACAAGCTGGTGGAGCTGGTGTGCTACGTTATCATGGGCTTCTTCCCTGCCTTGGTCATTCTCTCCATG CCCAACAGGGATGGCCTCCCGGAGCTGGTGGCCGGTGGACTCTCCTACTGCCTGGGCATGGTCTTCTTCAAAAGCGACGGCCGCATCCCCTTCGCCCATGCCATCTGGCACCTCTTCGTGGCCATCGGAGCTGGCATCCACTACTATGCCATTTGGAGGTACCTCTACCAGCCTGGCGCGCTGGAGGCTAAAACATCCCGGTAG
- the MMD2 gene encoding monocyte to macrophage differentiation factor 2 isoform X1, with protein sequence MDKPCPVPGSLLQGSWSKAEPRFMNHRVPSNCRYQPTEYEHAANCATHAFWILPSILGSSILYILSDDQWETISAWIYGFGLSSLFIVSTIFHTISWKKRHLRTVEHCLHMFDRMVIYFFIAASYAPWLNLRELGPWASHMRWIIWIMASIGTVYVFFFHERYKLVELVCYVIMGFFPALVILSMPNRDGLPELVAGGLSYCLGMVFFKSDGRIPFAHAIWHLFVAIGAGIHYYAIWRYLYQPGALEAKTSR encoded by the exons ATGGACAAGCCATGCCCGGTGCCGGGGTCACTTCTGCAGGGCAGCTGGAGCAAAGCCGAGCCGAG GTTCATGAATCACCGCGTTCCGTCCAACTGCAGGTACCAGCCGACAGAGTACGAGCACGCGGCGAACTGTGCCACCCACGCA TTCTGGATCCTGCCCAGCATCCTCGGCAGCTCCATCCTCTACATCCTCTCCGACGACCAGTGGGAAACCATCTCAGCCTGGATCTATGGCTTTGGTTTGTCCAGCCTCTTCATCGTCTCCACCATTTTCCACACCATCTCCTGGAAGAAGAGGCATCTCAG GACCGTGGAGCACTGCTTGCACATGTTTGACAGGATGGTGATCTACTTCTTCATCGCGGCGTCGTACGCTCCCTG GCTGAACCTGCGGGAGTTGGGTCCCTGGGCCTCCCACATGCGCTGGATCATCTGGATCATGGCATCTATCGGGACCGTCTACGTTTTCTTCTTCCATGAGCG GTACAAGCTGGTGGAGCTGGTGTGCTACGTTATCATGGGCTTCTTCCCTGCCTTGGTCATTCTCTCCATG CCCAACAGGGATGGCCTCCCGGAGCTGGTGGCCGGTGGACTCTCCTACTGCCTGGGCATGGTCTTCTTCAAAAGCGACGGCCGCATCCCCTTCGCCCATGCCATCTGGCACCTCTTCGTGGCCATCGGAGCTGGCATCCACTACTATGCCATTTGGAGGTACCTCTACCAGCCTGGCGCGCTGGAGGCTAAAACATCCCGGTAG
- the MMD2 gene encoding monocyte to macrophage differentiation factor 2 isoform X2, which yields MFVSRVLDFQKTRYARFMNHRVPSNCRYQPTEYEHAANCATHAFWILPSILGSSILYILSDDQWETISAWIYGFGLSSLFIVSTIFHTISWKKRHLRTVEHCLHMFDRMVIYFFIAASYAPWLNLRELGPWASHMRWIIWIMASIGTVYVFFFHERYKLVELVCYVIMGFFPALVILSMPNRDGLPELVAGGLSYCLGMVFFKSDGRIPFAHAIWHLFVAIGAGIHYYAIWRYLYQPGALEAKTSR from the exons GTTCATGAATCACCGCGTTCCGTCCAACTGCAGGTACCAGCCGACAGAGTACGAGCACGCGGCGAACTGTGCCACCCACGCA TTCTGGATCCTGCCCAGCATCCTCGGCAGCTCCATCCTCTACATCCTCTCCGACGACCAGTGGGAAACCATCTCAGCCTGGATCTATGGCTTTGGTTTGTCCAGCCTCTTCATCGTCTCCACCATTTTCCACACCATCTCCTGGAAGAAGAGGCATCTCAG GACCGTGGAGCACTGCTTGCACATGTTTGACAGGATGGTGATCTACTTCTTCATCGCGGCGTCGTACGCTCCCTG GCTGAACCTGCGGGAGTTGGGTCCCTGGGCCTCCCACATGCGCTGGATCATCTGGATCATGGCATCTATCGGGACCGTCTACGTTTTCTTCTTCCATGAGCG GTACAAGCTGGTGGAGCTGGTGTGCTACGTTATCATGGGCTTCTTCCCTGCCTTGGTCATTCTCTCCATG CCCAACAGGGATGGCCTCCCGGAGCTGGTGGCCGGTGGACTCTCCTACTGCCTGGGCATGGTCTTCTTCAAAAGCGACGGCCGCATCCCCTTCGCCCATGCCATCTGGCACCTCTTCGTGGCCATCGGAGCTGGCATCCACTACTATGCCATTTGGAGGTACCTCTACCAGCCTGGCGCGCTGGAGGCTAAAACATCCCGGTAG